One genomic window of Phalacrocorax aristotelis chromosome 21, bGulAri2.1, whole genome shotgun sequence includes the following:
- the IP6K3 gene encoding inositol hexakisphosphate kinase 3, whose amino-acid sequence MVGQSPLDPSESRTAVLLEPFVHQVGGHVSVMKYDEHTVCKPLVSQELSFYESLPLAMRQFTPQYKGIVSVHLKKDSLGNLTLIASPSLQAESCGRLDNAIGDPSVTIWHKCKWAASTGTGSEHAFVKWSHTQLTKTFKDSCPGKMLLRTDLQYHTDSLLEDANRNQPERNSYNPWGLHCHRQHLNRMSSKHNENKLHQFLLLENVVSKYSYPCILDLKMGTRQHGDDASEEKKARHIKKCEQSTSASLGVRICGMQVYQADTGHFLCKDKYYGRKLSPEGFRQTLRQFLCNGNHLRTDLLEPIILRLKALLSVIRKQSSYRFYSSSLLIIYDGQEHKENMAPLDNHLHFQKTNCTTSQGTHHSRVDVRMIDFAHTTFKGSKCNHTTYDGPDHGYIFGLENLIKILQNISEGK is encoded by the exons ATGGTGGGGCAGAGCCCCCTGGACCCCAGCGAGAGCAGGACCGCCGTCCTCCTGGAGCCCTTCGTCCACCAGGTGGGCGGCCACGTGAGCGTGATGAAGTACGACGAGCACACTGTCTGCAAGCCCTTGGTCTCGCAGGAGCTGAGCTTCTACGAGTCGCTGCCCTTGGCCATGAGGCAGTTCACGCCCCAGTACAAAG GCATTGTTTCTGTGCACCTCAAAAAGGACAGCCTCGGCAACCTGACCCTGAtcgccagccccagcctgcaggCGGAGAGCTGTGGCCGGCTGGATAACGCCATCGGCGACCCCTCGGTGACGATATGGCACAAATGCAAGTGGGCTGCCAGCACCGGCACTGGCAGCGAGCACGCGTTCGTCAAGTGGAGTCACACACAGCTCACCAAGACCTTCAAAGACAG cTGCCCAGGGAAGATGCTATTGAGGACAGACCTTCAGTACCACACAGATTCACTTTTGGAAGATGCAAACCGAAACCAGCCAGAAAGAAACAGCTACAACCCCTGGGGACTGCACTGTCACAGGCAGCACCTGAACCGCATGTCCTCCAAGCATAATGAGAACAAACTTCATC AGTTTCTATTGCTTGAAAATGTGGTATCAAAATACAGCTATCCCTGCATCCTGGACTTAAAGATGGGAACCCGGCAGCACGGCGATGATGCCTCGGAGGAGAAGAAAGCCCGGCACATCAAGAAGTGTGAACAAAGCACCTCTGCCTCTCTGGGCGTTCGCATCTGTGGGATGCAG GTTTACCAAGCGGACACTGGCCATTTTCTCTGCAAGGATAAGTATTACGGCAGGAAACTCTCACCGGAGGGATTCAGGCAAACCTTGCGCCAGTTCCTGTGCAACGGTAACCACCTCCGAACAGATCTCCTGGAGCCCATCATCCTGCGGCtaaaagctctgctttctgtcaTTAGGAAGCAGAGCTCTTACAGGTTCTACTCCAGCTCACTTCTCATCATTTATGATGGACAGGAGCACAAGGAGAACATGGCACCCTTGGATAACCACCTTCACTTCCAAAAAACAAACTGCACCACGTCACAGGGCACTCATCACTCCAGAGTTGACGTCCGCATGATAGACTTTGCCCACACCACTTTTAAAGGCTCCAAATGCAATCACACCACTTACGACGGGCCAGACCACGGCTATATTTTTGGCCTGGAGAATCTCATCAAAATCCTTCAGAATatctcagaaggaaaatga